CAGGGCGAGCGTGAAATGGCTGCCGATAACAAGATCCTCGGCCAGTTTGACCTCGTTGGCATTCCGCCAGCACCGCGTGGCGTTCCACAGATCGAAGTGACCTTCGATATCGACGCCAATGGTATCGTGAATGTGTCTGCGAAGGACAAGGGCACCGGCAAGGAACACCAGATCCGCATTCAGGCATCGGGTGGTCTTTCGGACGCCGACATTGAAAAGATGGTCAAGGACGCGGAAGCAAACGCTGAAGCTGACAAAAAGCGTCGTGACGCTGTCGAAGCCAAGAACCAGGGCGAAAGCCTCCTTCATTCGTCTGAAAAGTCGCTGAAGGAATATGGTGATAAGGTTTCGGCTGAAGACAAGCAGGCTATTGAAGGTGCAATCGCAGCTCTCAAGACCGCGCTTGAAGGTGATGATGCTGAAGACATCAAGGCGAAGACGCAGACTCTTGCCGAAGCTTCGATGAAGCTTGGTCAGGCCATGTATGAAGCAGCGCAGGCTGATGAAGAAGGTGGTGCTGCAGGCAACGAGCAGACTGCTTCTAACGACGATGTTGTCGATGCCGATTACGAAGAAATCGACGACGACAAGAAAAAGTCGTAAGCCTTGTCCGTAAACGCTCAAGCCCGGGTCACTCCCGGGCTTTTGCGGCCTTTCGGGACGGTTGCACCGGACGGACAAAACTAAAAATAGTCCAGCAGGCAAACACATGTCTGCACGAAATGGGACCGTGGAGCCGCACGTGTTGGACGCGCTCCGGCCGTCGGGATAACGAACTATGAAAATCGATTATTACGAAGCTCTGGGTGTGGAGCGAACAGCAGACGATAAGGTTCTTAAAAGTGCCTTTCGTAAGCTTGCGATGGAATATCATCCGGATCGCAATCCGAACAACCCGGATGCGGAACGCAAGTTCAAGGAAATCGGCGAAGCCTACGAAACGCTGAAAGACCCGCAAAAGCGCGCAGCCTATGACCGTTACGGTCATGCAGCCTTTGAAAATGGCGGCATGGGTGGCGGTGGTTTCGGCGGTGGCTTTGGCGGCGCTGGTGGTTTTTCGGACATTTTCGAAGATATTTTCGGCGAGATGATGGGCGGCGGTCGTCGCCGGTCAAATGGCGGACGCGAACGCGGTGCCGACCTTCGCTACAATATGGAAGTCAGCCTTGAAGAAGCATTTACAGGCAAGGCTGCGCAGATCAGGGTTCCGACCTCGATAACGTGTGATGAATGTTCGGGTTCCGGTGCCAAAGCGGGTTCCCAGCCAACCACGTGTACAACGTGCGGTGGCGCTGGTCGTGTGCGTGCAGCGCAGGGCTTTTTCTCGGTTGAACGCGCTTGCCCGACCTGTAACGGCCGCGGTCAGATTATCAAGGATCCTTGCGGTAAATGCCATGGTCAGGGCCGTGTCACGCAGGAACGCTCGCTTTCGGTCAATATTCCAGCTGGCATTGAAGACGGCACCCGTATTCGTCTCGCAGGCGAAGGCGAAGCTGGAACGCGCGGCGGACCGTCGGGTGATCTCTACATCTTCCTTTCGGTCAAACCGCATGAGTTCTTCCAGCGCGATGGCGCGGATCTCTATTGCAAAGTGCCGATTTCGATGACGACGGCGGCGCTGGGTGGTGAGTTTGAAGTTTCCACGCTTGATAGCACCCAGACCCGCGTCAAAGTGCCGGAAGGGACGCAGAACGCCAAGCAGTTCCGCCTCAAAGGTAAGGGCATGCCGATTCTGCGCCAGCAGGCGACCGGTGATCTTTATATCCAGATCGATATTGAGACACCGCAGAACTTGTCCAAGCGTCAGCGCGAATTGCTTGAGGAATTTGAACAACTCTCGTCCAAGGAGAATAGCCCGAAATCGTCAGGCTTCTTCTCCCGGATGAAGGAGTTTTTTGAAGGAATAAGTGATTAAAAAAAGGAGCCATTCGGCTCCTTTTTTTATGTTTACTGCTGATCTTGTTGTGCTGATCGCGCGTCCAGAAAAGCGTGTCTCTGTTTTCGGTTAAAGAGGCACTGTGAAGCGTTCAGAAGGTTGCCTCTATCACTGAGGAGCATGTCATGCGGTCTTTTAACTGTGGAATTGATACTAAATGGCTGAAAATAGTGTTTTATGATCTGTTGGCCGCATAAATGACACTGAGGTCGTTGAAAATGCCGCATCGCTCGTTCCAAAAATCAGTTTTGATTTTTGGACTGATACGGATAACTTGTCTGATAACGACAATGGGAGCAGTAAGAATGGCAGGACAACTCGGCAGGAAACTGGCCGCTAAGTTCGATGAGGAAATCCGTTTTTTCAAAGGTTGGATAGACGGACCCAAAGCGGTTGGCGCAATATTGCCGACAAGTTCGATTACGGCGCGTCGTATGGCGAGCGTTATAGATACAAAATCAGGCTTGCCTGTTCTTGAACTCGGACCGGGTACAGGGGTTATCACCAAAGCCATTCTCGCACATGGCGTGAAGCCATCCGATCTTTACTCGATCGAATATTCTCCTGCTTTTGTCGAACATCTCGAAAAAGCCTATCCCGATGTGAATATCATCGAGGGCGATGTGTTTGATCTCGATACTGCACTTGGTTCTATGAGAGATCAGCAGTTCGACAGCATTGTTTCAGCCGTGCCGATGCTGAATTTCCCAATGCCAAGCCGTATTCAACTCATGGAAGATCTTTTGTCGCGCATTCCGCGTGGGCGTCCGCTGATCCAGATCACCTATGGCCCACGCCCTCCGGTGCCTGCTGGTAAAGGCAATTATACCGTGCAGCATTATGATTTTGTCGTGCGCAACGTTCCGCCCGCACAGCTTTGGGTCTATCGCCGCCCGATCACCTGATATTTGGAGAAACAATGACTGCACGAATTCTCGTTTTCGCGGGTTCTATTCGCATAGGTGCATTTTCGGCTCATATGGCTGATGCAGCTGAAAAAGAACTCACGCAACAGGGTGCGAAGGTCACGCGCATAACGCTAGCCGATTATCCGCTGCCGATTATGAATGAAGATCTGGAAGCCGAAGAAGGTATTCCTGAAAACGCCATGAAGCTTGGCCGTCTGATGGCTGAGCAAGACGGGCTGATGATTTGTTCGCCGGAGTATAATGCATCGATCCCACCACTTTTGAAAAACACGATTGACTGGGTCAGCCGGATTTCAAAGGATGGCGATAAGCCATTCAAGCCTTATGTGGGTTTGACGGTCGGGCTATGCTCAACGTCCAACGGAGCATTTGCTGGTATGCGCGGGCTTTATCACCTCCGCGCTGTTCTGATGGCGGTCGGCACGCAGATTATTACCGAGCAATGCTCTGTGAGCGGTGCTGCCGATGCTTTCAACGAGGACGGCTCGCTCAAAAACGAACGTCAGGCAAAAATGCTAAGCGGCGTTTGCAAAAGTCTGATTACGCATTCGGCCAAATAGATAAGCCAATAATCAATAGTTTTCATATTTCAGGGCGCGGTATCTTTCGTACCGCGCCCTGTTGTGCGAATAAAACAAAAATCACAGCGGAGATTACCATGACGACGACAGACTTGCGGGGCGAAACATCTGGGCAGCTGATCGTGGGCCTCGACGTGCCAAGTGTTGCTGATGCGGAAAAGGTGGTCGAAGAACTTGGCGATGCAGCGACTTTCTACAAAATCGGCTATCAGCTGGTATTTGCTGGCGGTCTTGATTTCGCAAAGAGCCTGATTGCAGCGAAGAAAAAAGTCTTTCTCGATATGAAGCTTCTCGATATCGACAACACCATCGCCAAAGGCGTGGAAAATGTCGCGAAAATGGGCGTTTCCATGCTCACGCTGCATGCTTATCCAAAGGCGATGCGTTCGGCTGTTCAGGCCGCGCAAGGCTCTGATCTCTGCCTGCTTGGCGTGACGGTGCTGACCTCGATGGATGATGCTGATCTGAAAGAAGCGGGCTATTCCGATACGCCGGCAGAGCTGGTGCTCAAACGCGCTCAGCAGGCACGCGATGCGGGCATGGGTGGGATTGTCGCTTCCGCTGCCGAAGCTTTCGCCATTCGTCAGGCCATTGGCCCTGATATGGCGGTTGTCACCCCAGGTATTCGCCCGGCAGGAGCGGAGAGGGGCGACCAGAAGCGTGTTATGACGCCCGCCGATGCGCTGAAAGCCGGCGCAAGCCATCTTGTCGTTGCGCGACCAATTGTCGGAGCTCAGGATCGCAGGGCTTCTGCGCTTGCCATTCTCGATGAAATGCGCTCGGTTGCATAACCATATTTCGAGGAGGACAACATGACCAAAGCCTATTGGATCGCCCGCGTGGATGCCCGTGATACGGAGCGCTACAAGGATTATGTTTCGACAGCCAAGCCTGCTTTTGAGCGCTACGGCGCGAAGTTCATCGCGCGCGGCGGCAAAGCTGAGGCTGTTGAGGGACCGGGCCGCGCGCGCAACGTCATCATCGAATTTGAAACGATGCAACATGCGCTGGATTGCTACAATTCGCCGGAATATCAGGCGGCAAAAGCCATCCGACAGACTGTAGCGGATGGCGAAATCGTGATTGTCGAAGGCGTTTAATCTTTAAAGCCTGACCGGCGGGTCGTGACGACCACTGACGGAAAGATCAAGTAACACGACTTTGCCCGCATGCGGATCCGCATTGCGGGCATTTTCATTCATGCCTTCATGTGCGCTGGTAACGATCAGAACCGATGCATCCGCACCGATAAAGGCCGGGCATGTCGGCTGCGTCACGGGTAGTTTGATTGAGCGGACCAACCGTCCTTGCGGCGAATAGGCATTGAGCGCGCTGCCACCCCAGCAGGCGTTCCAAAGTGTTCCTTCGGTATCCACCACCGAGCCATCGACGCCACCATCTTCCACACGATGATGAAACACGCTCTTTTCCGATGTCGGCAGCCCGGTTTCGGGATCAGTATCGACCCGCCAAATGATGTTGCGGTCTGTATCTGCAAAATAGGCGATCTTGCCGTCGGGCGAAAAGCAGATCGAGTTGGTGATTGTAATGCCAGAGAAAAGCTTCTTCACCTGTCCCTCGCGATACCACCAGATCGAACCGGCATCCTTCTCGGCTTTTTTGCCCATTGTACCGATCCAGAACGAACCGGATGGATGCACACGCGCATCATTGGAACGGGTGACATCATTATCGGCTTCCAGAGGATGGTGCAGCGTGAGGCGTCCGCTCACGCGTTCGCGTACAAACAGTCCATGCTCGCTGACGATCAGCTGCCGTTCGCGATCAATCACTGCAAGCGCGCTGGCTTTCATGCCAAGATCATGCGCGCGGATTTCACCGCTATCGTCTCGTTCAATCAGACGCTGGCCGAGAATATCAAACCACCAGCAATGACCAGTCAGTGGATCATAGCCCGGGCCTTCGCCCAGCTCAGCAATATGGTCGGCAAATATGGTTGTCTTGACTGCGCTCACCTGTTCCTCCCCGGGGTCATGCTGCTTTAACATAATCAAGCAGGCCGATACGATCCAGTTGCAAATATTTAAGTGATCAGAAAGTTCTATGTTGCTTGGCGAAACCGTTTTAAGTTCCCGCAACTAAGAATCGCGAGGAAATCATGTCGCTAAAAGTTGCGGTCCAGATGGACCATATCAGCACCATCAATATCACTGGTGACACCACTTTTGCTTTGTCGCTAGAAGCGCAGAAGCGTGGCCATGAGTTGTACCATTATACACCCGACCGCCTTTCTATGCGCGATGGCGTTGTGACAGCACGTCTTGAAAAGCTGGAAGTCCGCGACATCAAGGGTGATCACTACTCACTTGGCGAGCCGATGCGTCGCAACATGCTGGATATGGATGTGGTGCTGCTTCGTCAGGATCCGCCATTCGACATGAACTATATCACCAACACGCATTTGCTGGAGCGCATTCATCCCAAGACGCTGGTGGTTAATGATCCAGCATGGGTGCGCAACAGCCCGGAAAAGATTTTCGTCACCGAATTCCCGGACCTGATGCCGGAAACGCTGATCACCAAAGACCCGCAGGAGGTGCTGGAATTCCGCCGCGAGTTTGGCGACATTATTCTGAAGCCGCTTTACGGCAATGGCGGTGCGGGCGTGTTCCATCTGGCCGATGGCGACCGCAACCTCACTTCACTGCTGGAAATGTTTGGCCAGCTCTTCAAAGAACCGTTTATTGCCCAGCGTTATCTTAAAGATGTGCGTTCAGGCGACAAGCGTATCATTCTGATCGACGGCGAGCCGGTCGGTGCGATCAACCGTGTTCCTTCAGAAAGCGATGCACGTTCTAACATGCATGTCGGTGGCCGTGCCGAGAAGACGCTGCTGACAGCGCGTGAACGCGAAATCTGCGAACGCATCGGACCGTCACTGAAAGAACGCGGCTTCATTCTGGTGGGTATCGACGTGATTGGCGATTACATGACCG
This genomic stretch from Brucella pseudogrignonensis harbors:
- the dnaJ gene encoding molecular chaperone DnaJ, which encodes MKIDYYEALGVERTADDKVLKSAFRKLAMEYHPDRNPNNPDAERKFKEIGEAYETLKDPQKRAAYDRYGHAAFENGGMGGGGFGGGFGGAGGFSDIFEDIFGEMMGGGRRRSNGGRERGADLRYNMEVSLEEAFTGKAAQIRVPTSITCDECSGSGAKAGSQPTTCTTCGGAGRVRAAQGFFSVERACPTCNGRGQIIKDPCGKCHGQGRVTQERSLSVNIPAGIEDGTRIRLAGEGEAGTRGGPSGDLYIFLSVKPHEFFQRDGADLYCKVPISMTTAALGGEFEVSTLDSTQTRVKVPEGTQNAKQFRLKGKGMPILRQQATGDLYIQIDIETPQNLSKRQRELLEEFEQLSSKENSPKSSGFFSRMKEFFEGISD
- the pmtA gene encoding phospholipid N-methyltransferase PmtA; its protein translation is MAGQLGRKLAAKFDEEIRFFKGWIDGPKAVGAILPTSSITARRMASVIDTKSGLPVLELGPGTGVITKAILAHGVKPSDLYSIEYSPAFVEHLEKAYPDVNIIEGDVFDLDTALGSMRDQQFDSIVSAVPMLNFPMPSRIQLMEDLLSRIPRGRPLIQITYGPRPPVPAGKGNYTVQHYDFVVRNVPPAQLWVYRRPIT
- a CDS encoding NAD(P)H-dependent oxidoreductase, producing MTARILVFAGSIRIGAFSAHMADAAEKELTQQGAKVTRITLADYPLPIMNEDLEAEEGIPENAMKLGRLMAEQDGLMICSPEYNASIPPLLKNTIDWVSRISKDGDKPFKPYVGLTVGLCSTSNGAFAGMRGLYHLRAVLMAVGTQIITEQCSVSGAADAFNEDGSLKNERQAKMLSGVCKSLITHSAK
- the pyrF gene encoding orotidine-5'-phosphate decarboxylase, yielding MTTTDLRGETSGQLIVGLDVPSVADAEKVVEELGDAATFYKIGYQLVFAGGLDFAKSLIAAKKKVFLDMKLLDIDNTIAKGVENVAKMGVSMLTLHAYPKAMRSAVQAAQGSDLCLLGVTVLTSMDDADLKEAGYSDTPAELVLKRAQQARDAGMGGIVASAAEAFAIRQAIGPDMAVVTPGIRPAGAERGDQKRVMTPADALKAGASHLVVARPIVGAQDRRASALAILDEMRSVA
- a CDS encoding DUF1330 domain-containing protein; the protein is MTKAYWIARVDARDTERYKDYVSTAKPAFERYGAKFIARGGKAEAVEGPGRARNVIIEFETMQHALDCYNSPEYQAAKAIRQTVADGEIVIVEGV
- a CDS encoding SMP-30/gluconolactonase/LRE family protein, producing MSAVKTTIFADHIAELGEGPGYDPLTGHCWWFDILGQRLIERDDSGEIRAHDLGMKASALAVIDRERQLIVSEHGLFVRERVSGRLTLHHPLEADNDVTRSNDARVHPSGSFWIGTMGKKAEKDAGSIWWYREGQVKKLFSGITITNSICFSPDGKIAYFADTDRNIIWRVDTDPETGLPTSEKSVFHHRVEDGGVDGSVVDTEGTLWNACWGGSALNAYSPQGRLVRSIKLPVTQPTCPAFIGADASVLIVTSAHEGMNENARNADPHAGKVVLLDLSVSGRHDPPVRL
- the gshB gene encoding glutathione synthase; this translates as MSLKVAVQMDHISTINITGDTTFALSLEAQKRGHELYHYTPDRLSMRDGVVTARLEKLEVRDIKGDHYSLGEPMRRNMLDMDVVLLRQDPPFDMNYITNTHLLERIHPKTLVVNDPAWVRNSPEKIFVTEFPDLMPETLITKDPQEVLEFRREFGDIILKPLYGNGGAGVFHLADGDRNLTSLLEMFGQLFKEPFIAQRYLKDVRSGDKRIILIDGEPVGAINRVPSESDARSNMHVGGRAEKTLLTAREREICERIGPSLKERGFILVGIDVIGDYMTEINVTSPTGIREIERFDGTNIAALFWDAVEAKRK